aagacttgatcttcctacctcctacatgacttctatgacatttagaggtaccaaaatgaagattttaatcttctacctcatgcttgaactattggacatatattatataacctaaatatattattcgaataatcgaatctttgatgatgaactagtgttcatatgtcggggtactagattacatcatcctagactatgataacttgtcacgattctaatggaaccttgttccatgaaaacatctaaactccttcgagtttcctagtgtcaagaacaagcatcatatgtactaaatgattattttccatgttattctcatatcttatttttatgttgttttgaacaccgaatctcgactctaaacatacttgaaccttaacccttatacattcggactctaaatctctactcgtcaacaattggataatcggaaaacatatgcaaactttgtgagtatactcgtacttttcccctttttacttttactacttttggggtgtaacatgtttacctattgaaacttacacatgaacttttgtctaaacacatgaacattcctataacatgcttgtatatgtgatgacttgatactttaaatttgggtgattcttatgtgttgaacttatcattaacttcgtacgagccaaaccttgacatatgtagcgctataggattaacgacccgcctctactgaaactttggttatgtcatgagcaagttgcgttttcttggtttgatatgttagacacatgccatgtttaaatgtttatcttgaatcacatgcttgctatgaggaattgttcaaacttatcttttgctatgtacgtatcaaacttgtatactcgcctttgcttttgcattgaactttattttaaacatgttacaggttgaggacgatgatgctatgaaatgaagtagcgttgatgcctagatacacatatagacgttagggtttaaaatgttgtatcaaaattttgatatgttatcatgttgtttttttaaacttgtcgtatttgaatttcttgtaacgttgactatttgaagttatgaaatgaaatgaaatttggattttctaaatattgtcacaaatagcgttatgatgtctctagcaatcttcacacttcgtctcatcccgatgtttccgccattggttggggtgtgacaccttaaTTCTCCAGCTTCCATGCGGGAACCTCACTGCCCTCAGGATCGAACCTGAGACCAAGTGAGTAAACCCTCACACCTCCGACCAGCTGGGCTGGCCATCATTGGCATTTGACTATTTATTTACTTGAAATTTCACACAGCATCTAGaattatataaatattttaaTATTGTGATTTCTTTTAACAAATCACTTctaattttattattttcttaATACAATAATATAAATAATTTAATATTGTGAATTCTTTTAACAAATCACTTctaattttattattttcttaatataataataaaatttgaTTTCTGAGACGGAAGTGGCTACACATTGTTTGTTGAAAGGTAAATTTTATAATACGTGCAGTGGGAATGGTTTTTGGCATAGATTAAATTCTGAATGGTGGATATACGTTGTACGTATTCAAAACAATGATAAAATGATTTATCAAATTGTACATCATTTTTAGAACAACTTTGTAACCCTAACGCTATCTTCCTGAATTTAATAAAcaaaagaaaagaagagaaaataaattaagaaaaaaaaaataagtagAAAGGAAAATTTTAATTACCTACGGTGTTCCCCAATTCGAAGGAAATCAAAGGAAAAGTAAGGATTTTATGCATAAAATACATTTTCCTTCCAACTCTCTCCAATTTAGAAGGATTAAAAATGAAGTAAAAAGACATAAGTTTTCCTTCCATTTCTTTTCATTTCCTTCTTAAAAAAAACTCTAGAAcacggtttttttttttacatcttTCCAAAtcctttcttttcctttgttAAATAAAACTCGGGAACACAACGTAAATACCATATACCAGTCAAGGGTGGGTATCTAGAGGTAACACTAGTGTACTTGtaaactgagtgaacaaatcttagctattgatttacacttgtgtatacagttgtgtattgataatcaatgAATAAAATTAGTTCAATAGTGTTCACTACTAAAAGGTTATTTATAAATGAAACTAACCCAACCAATCAATAGACCACTAACTTATACCCTATTGTTAACCCCACATCACTTTTGTGAGGGATAAGCCCCATACCAATCAATAGATCACTAACTTATGCCCTATTGCTAAACAATTGGGGAGATTAAATCTCTTGGGTTCCTATGGGTTAAGTACCGGTCGAAGCATTTATCCTTAACGTGGGCGCAATGGCGGGATTTCAATGGTCTAGACTGATGAATTGGTTCCTTGCGGTGTTTGTTTTGTTCTGTTAGTTTTGGTGGTCTTATCGTCCATTATTGTTGGATGTATCATACGGTTACCTAAGCCTTAATTAATAGAATTCTATGGCCgttataaaaatatatgttagAATCAAAAAAATAACTATCTTTCTCTTGTAAGAGATGTTATTATGTGATTTCTATTTAATTTGTATAAATTCATTTTTTACTCATAAATGTACATTATGAATCCCAAATCAAGGAGATCCCTACAGTTTTCGATAACTGATTCATCAAATACATATCGCCCAATATTATTTGTGGGCATACATTTGTTTGAGCATATATCAAACAAATAAGACTAGACTTTAAATTTGATCATCTCCATCTGTTTATCCAAAAACACGATTAAAAAAAATGCCAGAACTTGAAGAAAAAACCAATCTTTTTCTAGTGGGTTATGCATTACCCTCAAGAAAGATCGAAGCTTTCATGGTGGAATCATTCATCACCTATGCCAAACAACAAGGCATTCAATTCATCCCGATTGATATTTCAAAACCATTAAACGATCAAGGACCATTTGATTGCATAATTCACAAACTTTACGGCCAAGAATGGGACCTCAACCTCCAAAACTTCTCCATCAACCACCCTAACGCCACCATAATCGACCCGCCCTCCTCCATCCAACGCCTCCACGACCGCGTCTCAATGCTCGACCCCATACCGAGTCTCAACATCCCACAACTCAAAATCCCAACCCAAATTGTTATCCAAGATGTCGAATCATTAAAATCTAACGATTTTCGCTTTCCATTGATGGTGAAACCGCTGCTTGCAGACGGGTCTGCCAACGCGCATAACATGTCACTTGTGTTTAACCAAGAAGGGTTAACCAACAAGCTCGAACTCGATCCACCCATGGTGCTACAACAGTTTGTAAACCACGGAGGGGTCGTGTTTAAGGTTTACGTAGCGGGTGAATATGTTAAATGTGTGAAAAGAAGTTCATTGCCGGATGTTTCAAAAGAGAGCATGGAGAAACTGGCAGTGGAATCCGGTGGAGTTATGAGCTTTTCGAAGATATCGAGTGCGGTGATTTCGGGTGATGAAGGGGGAAGTAATGAGAGTGTAGAGATGCCTGACCCGGTGTTTATTGATGAGGTGGCTAGAGGCTTGAGACTTGCTCTTGGATTGCATCTTTTTAATTTTGATATGATTAAAGCTGATAAAGAAGATGGGTATCTTGTGGTTGATATTAATTACTTTCCGGGTTATGAGAAGTTACCATCTTATGAGTCTGTAATGACTGAGTTCTTCTTGAATGTAAAGAAATCACAGGAGTTGAAGATGGTGACCATGGAGCTTGTTAAGGATGATGGGTTACACGATTAAAAGTGTTTTTTTTGGGTAATTTTATGTATCCCCGCTAAACTTTCAAAATATCAAATATGTTAAAATCATGTAAGGCATTGTACATTTACCTTAGAGACTTGTGTtctataaaatatgatattacatatatgtatagaaGTAGGTATCATGTTTGgaccaaaaagaaaaaaaaagtggtAAAAGGTGTTTGTGTGAATTGCATAAAGGTCCAAGAAAGAAAGTTAAGCCATTCTTTTGGTATTTCTTATTAGAATTGGTTTTTACCTAAAATGATTATTGGTTGTATCAAAATTAACTCTATAAAAGCTTAGAAATCATGTATGAAAGTGTTAGATATGTTTAATTTGATAAGTTAGCAAACAATAACTGATGCATTTGAAGGATTTCTGTCAGACAATTAAAATTTACCTAAGAGTGTCTTTTCTTAGAAATCGAATCAAACAATATACATAAAATGATCTTTGGTGCAGTGGCACGCGTATTTTGGTTAGTTCTTTGGACCCGgtgagacccgggttcgagtcccttGGTTCATTACTTTTTATTGAGTTTCATTTAACAGTTTCCAATAATTGCACAACTAGTCCCTGCACTTAAAAGTTCTAAAGAATTACCAAATCAGTCCCTTCAATTAGGAAATTAGTTTAATCTGAAATTTACAAGTAGGTTAGTTATTTCTTTTGTAATTATTAACAGGACTAACAAGTTTCATTCataaaattaatattttaaaCCCGAAAAAACTAGTTATAGTAGTTTCTAAATATGCACATctaatataaataaaaaagttCGTTTAGGATCCGGTTAATGGATGGGTATCGGAGATCCGTTTTTAGCGGATGTTAGTTTATCGAATAATACGATTTTGTCACTTTCGTAGATGCCTTGTTTATCGTTAAGATATAATATAAGGGCACATTTTTTTACCTCGAACa
This is a stretch of genomic DNA from Helianthus annuus cultivar XRQ/B chromosome 16, HanXRQr2.0-SUNRISE, whole genome shotgun sequence. It encodes these proteins:
- the LOC110916325 gene encoding inositol-tetrakisphosphate 1-kinase 5, producing the protein MPELEEKTNLFLVGYALPSRKIEAFMVESFITYAKQQGIQFIPIDISKPLNDQGPFDCIIHKLYGQEWDLNLQNFSINHPNATIIDPPSSIQRLHDRVSMLDPIPSLNIPQLKIPTQIVIQDVESLKSNDFRFPLMVKPLLADGSANAHNMSLVFNQEGLTNKLELDPPMVLQQFVNHGGVVFKVYVAGEYVKCVKRSSLPDVSKESMEKLAVESGGVMSFSKISSAVISGDEGGSNESVEMPDPVFIDEVARGLRLALGLHLFNFDMIKADKEDGYLVVDINYFPGYEKLPSYESVMTEFFLNVKKSQELKMVTMELVKDDGLHD